Below is a genomic region from Treponema sp. OMZ 798.
GAATTGGCCCGCACCTTGGCAGACTTTTTATTTAATGACGAAAAGGCCCTTACCCGCATAGACATGAGCGAGTACATGGAAAAACATTCCGTAAGCCGCCTCATCGGAGCTCCTCCCGGTTATGTAGGCTATGACGAGGGCGGTCAGCTTACCGAGGCCGTAAGGCGCAGGCCCTACAGCGTAATCCTTTTTGACGAAATCGAAAAGGCCCATCAAGATGTCTTTAATGTCTTTTTACAGATTCTGGATGACGGCCGCCTTACCGACGGACAGGGCCGAGTGGTGGACTTTAAGAACACCATTATAATTATGACAAGCAATATAGGTTCGGAGTATATTTTGACGGCCAAGGACATGGGAAGCATCAAAGAAGAAATTACCCAAATCCTGCGCGATAACTTCAGGCCCGAATTTTTAAACCGTATTGACGAGATACTCACCTTTAACAGGCTCGAAAAAGGGCATATCAGAAAGATTGTCGATATTCAGCTTAAATCGGTTGCAGAACGCTTGAAGGCCAGACGCCTTGGCTTAAAGGTTTCGGATAAGGCTAAGGATTTGCTTGCAGACATAGGCTATGACCCGATGTTCGGCGCTCGCCCCTTAAAGCGAGCCATACAGGCCGAGCTTGAAAACAAACTCGCCCGTGAAGTCCTCGAAGGTAAATTCCCCGAAGGAAGCACGATTCTTGTTGACAAGGGAGAGGCCGGTCTTATCTTTAAGAAGGGATAAAAGATATTCGGGCTTGTGTTTAAGAAAGGTAAAAGAATGCGCCCTGGTTTATCTTTAGAAAGGACAGCGCTTGAAAAAGACTATAAATTATGTTAATATCCCGATTTATAAGCATACATTTAAAGTTCGTAATTACTATAGATTAGGGGTTATCCATAATGATGAGACAAGAAACTGGGCAAACTAAGGTAAGGTTTTCGATAGGTGCAAAACTGGTTACGATTATATCTATTTTGATCATCCTATCCTTGGGCGGAATTACGGCTTTAGTTACATGGTTCGGCCGCTTGGATGTTCAGCTCACGGCTGAAGAAAACAACCGCACCGTAAATAAGCAGGCTGCATCTTCGGCTGAAAAAGATTTGACGGCATTAAGAGCCAATGCTTCTTTGCTCTTAGATATGCTTAACACAAATGAAAGTTCAAGCTCTTTTTCAAACCGGGTTTCGTCCTTATATTTTCAGAAAAACCCTTATGTAGCTGCAATATTGGTTACGGATTCCAAGAGGGAAAGCGGTGTTGAAACCAAACTTTTAAGCTCTCATTTTTTTGCTTCCAATGATATTGATTTTGACTTGGTAGATGAATTTTTGAAGCAATCAAAGAATTCCTTGCTTCAAACCGAAAAGGGGATAACTCAGGTTTTAAACGCTGCTTGGCTTTTCGATATGCCTATGCTGGTTTTTTTCTATCCCTACACCGAAAAAGGTTTAGCTCAGGGCTTGGTTGTTTTCTTTTCAGCCGAAAAGCTGTCGGAAAGTTTCGGTGCCGGAACAATGCAGACAACCTATCTTGTTAATAATGAGGGCGATGTGCTTGTTCACCCTGATTTTAATCTTGTAAAAAATAAGGCGAATGTAAGTAATTTTCCTCTCTTTATACAGATGCGGGAAAACGGAGACAATGACAGACAGGTTCTTGTAAAAGATGAGGACGGAAAAGAATATTTCGGCTCATATAACAGGCTCTCATTGGGAGATCTTGCGGTTTTAACAAGTGCTTCGGCCGATGTTCTTTTGGAACCTGTAGAAAATACCACAAGGCGGAATATCTATCTCAGTATAATTGTTTTGTCTTTTTCTGTAGTCTTCGTATGGTTCTTTTCAAAATCGATAAGCCGTCCCGTAAAAAGTTTAGCCCTTGCGGCAGACGAAATAAAGCAGGGTAATTACGAAATAGACTTAAAAGCTAAAACCAAGGATGAGCTTGGTCTTTTGACTACAAGCTTTGTCGAAATGGGTAAGGGCCTCGCCGAAAGAGAAAGGCTTAAAGATTCTTTCGGCCGATTTATAAATAAAGAAATAGCCGAGCTTGCTGCCAAGGGAAAGCTGGCTCTCGGAGGAGAAACAAAGGAAACAACGATTTTCTTTTCGGATATCCGTTCTTTTACTTCGATTTCCGAAAAAATGGATCCGGCTGAGGTTGTAGAATTTTTAAATGAGTACATGACCTTGATGGTAGATTGCGTAAATAAAACAAACGGAGCCGTAGATAAATTTATAGGAGATGCCATCATGGCGGTTTGGGGTGCGCCTACGTCTACAGGGAATCCCAAAGAAGATGCTTTAAACTGTCTTCGTGCAGCTCTTAAAATGCGTGCAGCTCTTATATTTTTTAATCGGGGCCGCGGAGGAGATAAAAAACCGATAATCAGAATAGGCTGCGGAATAAATTCCGGGGCAGTGGTTGCAGGGCAGATAGGCTCGCATGAGAGAATGGAGTACACTGTTATAGGGGATGCGGTAAACACGGCTTCAAGAGTTGAAGCTTTAAATAAACCCATGGGCACCGATATTCTTATTACCGAACATACTTACAATTTGGTAAAGGATCATGTTGTTGTTGAAGAAATGCCCTCGGTTACCGTTAAGGGAAAAGCAAAACCCTTACGAGTTTTCGCCTTAATCAATATGCCGAACGAAACAAATATTCCCGGTGCAGGATTAAAAGGACCTAAAAATCTGGCACAAATAAGAAAGGTTCTCGGAATACCTGCCCCCGATTTTTCAAAGGTGGATGTAAATGAAGACGAAAAAAAATACAAGATCCAATCCTAAACTTGATAATAAATTTGCGGACATCTTTGTTGTCCTCATCGCATTATTGATAGCCTGTTCTACCATATTTTTGTTTTGGAAGAATTTAAACAAAACGCTTAATAGAGATAAGCCTTCAATTGCAATTGTAAGTTATAAAGAAAAGAGTGTTCAGCGTAAATTTATAGATAGGGCTGTTTGGGATAGACCTGCCCAATATTCTCATGTATATAACGGGGACACAATACGCACAGCATCGAATTCGGAAGCGGTTATTTATTTTACCGATAAGAGTACGGTAAATGTCGGTGAAAACACCATGATTCAGATTTTTAAGCCTAGGGCCGAAAAAGATGTTTCAGTTCAAATAAGTGAAGGAAATGTTTCGGTAAAAACCGTAGATTCCAAAATGCTTGTAAGGTCCGGAAATGCTTCGCTTGCTATCGAAAAAGAGTCCGTGCTTCACACTTCAAAATCCGGAGAAGAACCGATAAAAATTGCAGTCGAAAAGGGCGAAGCCTCGGTATCTAAAGTTGAAAACGCTCAAGCGGAGGATTCTTCCGATTCGGTTATCGAGTCTTCAGTTTTGAAAGCCGGAACTGTTTTGGTTGAAGGAGGTAAACCTTCCATTACCATGATAAGTCCGTCTTCTTCCGAGAAGATTTTTAATTTTAATAAGGAACCCATAGAAGTTTTGTTTAGATGGCAAAGTTCTTTTCCCGAAATGGAAGACCTGATCTTTGAAATTTCTTCGTCACGGAATTTTAATGCCGATACCGAAAAAGTTCAGGTAAAGGGCTTGAGCGAATTAAAGCGGAGTGTTTCATCGGGAAATATTTTTTGGCGGCTTTATTCTTCTTCTTTGGGGCCGGAAGATGTTTCAGCGGCAAAGGGAAAACTTAGCATTACCGATGCTCCGCCTCCTAAGCTACTAGAACCTAACTTAAATGAAGAATTTTCTTATGTAAACGATTTACCTGCAATAAAATTTTCTTGGGAAGGAAATTCTGCTGCTTCAAATTACTTGATTGAGCTCGCAGATAATGACTCCTTTGAAAATCCGAAACTCAGCCGGCTTATAAATGCTTCGTCGGTAAACCTTAGCGGTATTGAAGATGGAAAATGGTATTGGCGTGTTGTTCCGAATTATATTACGGAAGGTGCTCCTTCTCAAACTTCCGAGACAGGTGTTTTTTATGTTCAAAAGACAAAAAATAAAGAACCCATAGTTTTAGACCTTTCTCAAAATATGAGCGAAACGCTTGAAGGGAATAAGGCCTTTTTTTCTTGGCCGTCAGTACCGGAAGCAAAAAAATATAATTTTCGCATTTCTACAGATGAAAGCATGTCGAACATAGTGTTCGAAAAAGTATTAACTTCAAACTATTTTGAAATAAAAAATTTTGAAAATCTTCTGCCTTCATCCGGCTATTACTGGAATATAGCAGCTCTGGATAAAAATGAAATACCGGTGGGCTTAAGTAAACCCGAAAAAATAAAAATAGGCGGAGAAGAAATTTTTATACGCTCGGTCTTTCCTCCGGACGGTTATGTTATTGCAGATTCTTTTTGCAAAGATACGCAGTTTACATGGAAAACAAATACAAAGGATGAACTCTATTTTCAAGTTTCGTCATCTCAAGATTTTAAGAAACTTGCAGCCGATAAAAAAGTAAATGGTTCTTCGGTAGAAGGTGTTTCCTTGGAAAAGGGTGAATGGTATTGGCGTGTTTTAACAAAAAATAAAAACAATGATTTAAAGAGCGAAGTAAAAAAACTGATTATTGTTCCGCCTCTTTCCAAACCGGAATTTATCGATTTAAAAAATAAAATAATTATTTTGCCCAAGGGAGAAAATAAATTTAAGTGGACGCAGGTTCCTGAAGCGGAATATTACCGGTTTAGGATTACACCTGAAGGTTTAAATCAAAAACCTGTATATGAAAACTCATTTATTACCGGAACCGAAATTGATGTTGATATAAAATCTATTGAGAACGGTTCTTATATAATAAGTGTTCAAGCTTTTGCATCTTTAAACGAAACGGCAGGTAAACGATACGGTTATACAGCTGACCGTAAAATAGAATTAATGCATTTAAAACCTGTTGAACTTATATATCCTATTGACGGTATGAGTATTAGCGGCATGGATGCAGTTTTAAAACCGGAAGTTTTAAAATGGTCCTCCGTTGAAGATCCGGAAACATCCAGGTTAATTTTGATTAAGGTGGGAGAAAAGAATCCTGTTCTTTCTATACAAAATCCTGAGACATCCGTTCAATTACCTCC
It encodes:
- a CDS encoding adenylate/guanylate cyclase domain-containing protein, giving the protein MMRQETGQTKVRFSIGAKLVTIISILIILSLGGITALVTWFGRLDVQLTAEENNRTVNKQAASSAEKDLTALRANASLLLDMLNTNESSSSFSNRVSSLYFQKNPYVAAILVTDSKRESGVETKLLSSHFFASNDIDFDLVDEFLKQSKNSLLQTEKGITQVLNAAWLFDMPMLVFFYPYTEKGLAQGLVVFFSAEKLSESFGAGTMQTTYLVNNEGDVLVHPDFNLVKNKANVSNFPLFIQMRENGDNDRQVLVKDEDGKEYFGSYNRLSLGDLAVLTSASADVLLEPVENTTRRNIYLSIIVLSFSVVFVWFFSKSISRPVKSLALAADEIKQGNYEIDLKAKTKDELGLLTTSFVEMGKGLAERERLKDSFGRFINKEIAELAAKGKLALGGETKETTIFFSDIRSFTSISEKMDPAEVVEFLNEYMTLMVDCVNKTNGAVDKFIGDAIMAVWGAPTSTGNPKEDALNCLRAALKMRAALIFFNRGRGGDKKPIIRIGCGINSGAVVAGQIGSHERMEYTVIGDAVNTASRVEALNKPMGTDILITEHTYNLVKDHVVVEEMPSVTVKGKAKPLRVFALINMPNETNIPGAGLKGPKNLAQIRKVLGIPAPDFSKVDVNEDEKKYKIQS
- a CDS encoding FecR family protein — protein: MKTKKNTRSNPKLDNKFADIFVVLIALLIACSTIFLFWKNLNKTLNRDKPSIAIVSYKEKSVQRKFIDRAVWDRPAQYSHVYNGDTIRTASNSEAVIYFTDKSTVNVGENTMIQIFKPRAEKDVSVQISEGNVSVKTVDSKMLVRSGNASLAIEKESVLHTSKSGEEPIKIAVEKGEASVSKVENAQAEDSSDSVIESSVLKAGTVLVEGGKPSITMISPSSSEKIFNFNKEPIEVLFRWQSSFPEMEDLIFEISSSRNFNADTEKVQVKGLSELKRSVSSGNIFWRLYSSSLGPEDVSAAKGKLSITDAPPPKLLEPNLNEEFSYVNDLPAIKFSWEGNSAASNYLIELADNDSFENPKLSRLINASSVNLSGIEDGKWYWRVVPNYITEGAPSQTSETGVFYVQKTKNKEPIVLDLSQNMSETLEGNKAFFSWPSVPEAKKYNFRISTDESMSNIVFEKVLTSNYFEIKNFENLLPSSGYYWNIAALDKNEIPVGLSKPEKIKIGGEEIFIRSVFPPDGYVIADSFCKDTQFTWKTNTKDELYFQVSSSQDFKKLAADKKVNGSSVEGVSLEKGEWYWRVLTKNKNNDLKSEVKKLIIVPPLSKPEFIDLKNKIIILPKGENKFKWTQVPEAEYYRFRITPEGLNQKPVYENSFITGTEIDVDIKSIENGSYIISVQAFASLNETAGKRYGYTADRKIELMHLKPVELIYPIDGMSISGMDAVLKPEVLKWSSVEDPETSRLILIKVGEKNPVLSIQNPETSVQLPPLGAGKYIWKLIAKTAKGFDISSRKDASFKVLPIPLLEAPDMLAPKQDTTLNADFFKNNRSIKFVWTRIPEADHYLVRIYNSSKTVYRDSLPQTVTGNIELNFTKLNLLSRGVFYIEVRAQQKFEGTNIVQDGKAAVRKFKIELPQSKKVSTDETGVMYGQ